The Clarias gariepinus isolate MV-2021 ecotype Netherlands chromosome 3, CGAR_prim_01v2, whole genome shotgun sequence DNA window AGATAAAATAGGGTTATAATGTCAGTTTTCTGCACCCAATAGCGTGTGAAAGCCAACGAAGAGCTCTTTTTATGTGGTTGTGTAACTATATATCATATAGTAGATGTTATTAAATGCATTCTGAAACTATCAGAGTTTCATGAGTATGGTCTCGAAAGCTCGCTACGAAATACTGTAATGCGAGCGCTCTATATAGGTAGTTTATGAGAATTGCAGATTGGGACCACTGGTGGTCAAACCGTGCAGCTGCGTTCCATGTATAATTAATACAGTACTGATGTAAGTCGTACGTTTCTATGTTGCTTCCAGGATTAGTTTTTGAAcatgcttttaaatgctttcATTCCGTAATGCTCAGTTTTGCTCGTCATCTAGGCCACGCTTCAGTTCTGCGTCGTGAAACCCATCATGGCCATCATCACTATCTTCCTACAAGCCTTCGGCAAATATCACGATGGAGATTTCAAGTAAGTTTATGATCcagtattatattataattacgTGGGTGATGTGAgagaaattaaagtaaaaaaaagatccaAAATCTAAACATTTCTTCTAAAACACGTGTCTTGCTCTATAGCGTGAACGGAGGCTACCTCTACATTACCATCATCTACAACGTCTCTGTGAGTCTGGCTCTCTACGCTTTGTTCCTCTTCTACTCTGCCACCAGTGACCTCCTGAGGCCCTTTGAACCTGTGCTCAAGTTCCTGACCATCAAATCCGTCATCTTCCTCTCCTTCTGGCAAGGTGGGTAAGAGGTTAAGACAAAGTCAAAAGAAAATGAGGGGAAGAGAAATGGGAAGCGTAGgccttcaaaaataaataaacgaataaATCTCTAAATGTGCACCTGAACAAGCAGATTTACGCCACCGAGAGATCGCTCTTGATTGTCCTGATGTGACGGGATGCTAGTAGTGTTGACGGATGTTTACTGATTAGTCACAGCAATGTTAATCTGTAAAAGAGGGCAAGGAAGAAAGTATTGTTTAGGTTTCTTAAGGGCAGCGGAAATggaaaagaggatttaaacCGAATGGAAGACGTTcaagaccagaaggtggcgCTAATACAACATAATGGATGCCAACCACCAGGACAAGCCACTCAAAGTGGTGTCTAAGATCAATCTCTGATAGTCACTCTCTGTGTAAAGGCCGTCCATCCAGGCTTTATCataaaaactttaatatttgagtttattgtttatacatacagtatctctGGTTTGCCATCAAACCAGCCATTTATCTTTAAATCCCTCACACAATACTTGTTTTGTTCGTCACTGTTAATGTAAGATAAACTCAAGGGATCATGAGTCAACTCGGCTTTGCGTAAATACCTTTTAATGAAATGGCTTGTTTCAAGTTGCTGGTTTGTTTAACTCTGGTTTGTTTAACTTTAATGTCGTGCCCAGTTATGGCCGGTCTCTTAAAgattctttttaatattttaggaATTATCTTTAGAAATAAAAGGGAGTCAGTtttccctttcctttttttttttttgagatcgtcacatttcatacatttgGTGGACCTAAAAACCTGCGTCGGCAaatgttctgtctgtatgtatggcTGTCCAGCAAGagtttgtcacagcatcacagaaaaaaaaaactgtctggacagaatgtaatgaaacttttgcagtacttggatATCTGCGTAAAGTTTAACTTCCGCCTTAAACGAAATCagaatgttgagtaaaagcgatgttctGAATGGTTATGTGTCGGATTTAATACTTTACTAATAATCTAACACTAATAATCTATCTCATAATAAAATAAGCTGCTCGCTCGATGTAAACAAACTTCACTCTCCAATTACCGAACAGGCTGACGTCAAAAGAAGTACAATTTAAACTTTTCTGTATCCTCTCTTTGCCATTGATTGTATTAAGATGAAATGACAGTAGATTGTTTCCTAATATTTAGTCACAAATCCAGTGATATAACGATCCATAAAACGTCACAccaataaaaacctttttttgtttgtttacagtttaagaAAATTAAGAGGTTCGTTTTTGTTGCAGACaaacatgtacgtgggctttaacctgaaaaaaataacattatttttacataaaaattacattaaagacGATCAGCTTATATTTAGCTGtaccttttaattatttctaccGACTCTTTACCTCACTATGATAAGATGTAAATCACCTCCAAATCACCTGTGTAGCTCtcttaatgattaattattttagattttttgtaagtttttacataattaataGACAGTtggtgaaataataataataataataataataatagtattttataaacaataaaaaaaaagtattttttcagTCAAACTGTTTGTGGCAAACAAATGTTTGTATgttcataaataatatttttattaaataaaaaagtttgtgttcattacatacagtattttataccCGAGTGTCAAAGTTCCTGTACCTGAGAAGacttatatattttaatcttGCCGTTCCAGCCTATTGGGACTCATGGACCAtccatttactttttaatatactttttaatatttagacTGAATCAAATTCTCATATTATACTTTTTAGTCTTATGAGACATCACTGTCCTTAAATCAGGAAATCAGATTTTCTTCCATATGCAGTATATATCTTTGTCAAATCCTTATAAATAGTGTTTGGTATTCCTTTTTTCGGCCAATTTTCTTCCTGTTTGAAGACATCTAATAATTATCAGATGTTAATAAACAAgaagtaaaaattttaaaaacaagaagtaAAAACGTTACAGTTTGGAAAGTAAggttatctgtttatttaattattgctATGTGAAAATCTGTAGAATCTGGACATATTtaagtataaataatttatgcacAAAACAGTTAcacttgatgatgatgatgatgaagaattTCTAACAAACCAtttgttgcctttttttattttatttcccagGCATGATCCTGGCCATCCTGGAGCGTTGTGGCGTGATCCCAGAAGCGCTGTTCATAGACGGGCACAAGGTGGGCGCAGGGACGGTAGCCGCCGGATGGCAGAATTTCATCACTTGCATTGAAATGTTCTTTGCCGCCATCGCACTCCGTTACGCCTTCACGTACGACGTATACCAGGAGAAGGAGAGCCAAGCTCCAGGTTGGCACACTGCCTTAACACCCTCTAATACCTTCCTAAGTTTACACTTTAGCTGTTGTAAAGAAGGCTTGCCAGGCTACTTCAGAGCGAGCTGGGCACAAAGTAAGGTTTCTCAGCGGGGCGGCTGGAGACAGCAGGAATCAGGGTTCAGAGGAACTCTGTAAAGTTCAGCTCTCCTCTGAGGCGGGGAGAGTGCTCGAATAAACAGACATCTGTGGCACAGCACGTGGCAGAAAAACACTTCAGTTGAGGTTAAAGATAAATAGATACCATTTTAGATATTGAGTTTTGTGgtgttgtgggtttttttttttttttttttttcccctcagctTTCAGATTCAGTCTTGTTGTGTGAGTGAGGAAGCGGACAAAAGAGAGGGAGATTGCTCGATGCTTTGGGAGATCAGGATCTTTTTCATGTCTCGGTCCTGTTTCTCAGCGTGCGAGGTTTATTTAAGAGTTGTGCAGCAAATTTCTGTTTAATATTCTCCGATCTCGGCGGTAATGACATCGTGGCCTCGGAATGTTAAGCACTTCATTAAACCTGTGTTATGATTCAGTGATGAGCTTGAAATCTTCTCCGTTCCATTGATCCGTGTGTATGGGGTTTGAATGCCAATACGAATACACAGTCTCGATGGGGAAGGCGATATCACTTTGTGTACTACAGACAGCAAAGAGCGAAGTTGCTAAATGATCCAGAGAGCCTCCGTTACTAGCGCTTTACTTCTCAGTTTCCTGATTAAGGGCCCTCGTCATGTCGCTTGCCTAGGAATAACTGGAAGTCTGGTTGGAGCCGGACCCCGGAGGTAATCCTTCCGCTGAACTAATGACCTTTTGCTGCTGAGGAAAATGTCAGAAGAAGGCACACCTCAGCAGAGCAGACTGCGTTTGAGTGTTCCTGTCCTTTTTCTCCTAAAGCAAACCAATTGCGAGCTGAACCTCCAGTGTGTGTGCTGACCCAGACATAACGGCCCTCCACAGCGCGTTAgaccacccccccacccccactttttttttgacCCTTAAACACATTACACTGAAATGGAGCAGTTCCCTAGACTAATCTCAAGAGTGTCAGGACTCCCTGTGgtccactagagggcagaaGATGACACCAGGTGTCATTCTGgtggcttttttttgtgtgtgcgtgtgtgcattcATTATTGTCTAGAGCAAAATTGTCTTAAATTggattatacaatttttttttacatttctagcATTTCTAGCACAAGTGAAGCAGGAGGGCACACATCAGGgagcattgtttaaaaaatgtgtatatatatatatatatatatatactgtataatatctaAGCTTTTGTTTTGAGATCAGATGGGTCACAGCGTGGCAGCGCTTGGGGCAGAACTTGTTCACGAAAGTGAAAATAATGCATTGTTACTCAGGCATGGCAGAATCTTATGTGACTGTAAGGACAGATTGTATTTTTAGAAAGGTCATATAAAATGCAGACGTGAATCGAGTCTATCACAGGATTCATCACCGTGAAGAGAGAAACCTCGTATGGCTTTCAGTTGCACTTTACCTGTCTAGAGTCATTTCTGCGCTCATGGGTCTTTGGAGTTTACTTACACAAGGTGACATTTGcctttgaattattatttttaatttaatattggtGGGGTAAAAGTTAGGTGAAGTTTGTATCTGTATCTTAAGAGGTCTTTACATACTTTACACtgtcgacaaaaaaaaaaaaaaaaaactcactatTCCTGAAAGGTCAAATCATTGGAATTACACGAGCTGGATTCAACATGGCTCTgatttctactttttttatttttattttaacgaCGTAACTTGACGAAGCGTTTGTGATTCCTGAGCTCCATGTTAACATGAGGAATAAGGATCACCAGTCACCTTCCGTTACCATCTTATCATTGATACCTCAGTGCCTATTCGCTTACAGACTTTGGAGAAAGAGGCAGATCCGAGGCTTTTAACGCTCACAATTTGATAATTGATAACGTAACGgcataaaatgtgtttctgttgcgccacttGGCAGCTTCTGCGTTCCGTACGGATtcgtttatatctgaggctaATGGTTCGATCACCAGTCACGACCAATCAGAATCTGAAAACCAGACAATTCTGATCACTGGCTGATCGACCGGTTCATCTTGAtcatgaatgtaaaaaaatgaataataatttaatgattttggagtcagtgtggcgattaCATGAAttaccacacaaaagaatcacgcAAGAGCATTCCCCTACACATGCACAGTGTGATAAGACCTCAcaagattgggactaaacatctgtgttcataagaaaaccacttgttaatgaaCCCTTAGTGAACCcaccagaaaaaaaagcttctgaTTGCTTGGGAGGAGCATAAGGATTTGACTTGGGAGTGAATGGAAAAAGGAGAAACTGCCGAATGTCGTAAATGTAAAGGAATCCAGACTGAGACgttgggtgtgtcagggtaagaaggaaagcgcataaagtgatgcacccatcatgtgtAGTGTCCACAGTACAAGCCACATCTggggttgctttttttttgttgttgttggaccAGACAGGCTACCTGTTGTTTAATAGAGCGAGGCTGCTTAGTGTAGAATAATGTCAATTATTTTCTGCATGCTTCAATaacaaatttttcatttttcttgaTAGATAACGTCGCTCCCATGCACAGCATCTCCAGCGGACTGAAGGAGACGATCAACCCCGGAGACATGGTGCAGGACGCCATCCACAACTTCTCTCCAGCCTACCAGCAGTACACGCAGCAGTCCACGCAGGAGGTGGTGCAGCCGAGCCAGAACGGCAAGCTGGGCCCCGCCGTCAGCAAGAACACCAAGAAGTCTGACAAAATCACCCTGATCGACACGGACGATGAGTTCTAAGATGAGAGCGGCcctatgtgtgtttgtgtgtaggaatgaatgtgtgtgtctatgtacctgtgcttttatatatatatatatatataatcaatataTTGGGGGGGAACGGGAGCCACAGGTACGTAGAACATCCTGCAAAAATACAGAGCTCTATATTCAAGACCACATTTTCTGCGTTTAAGGTTATATAATCACCGATTGACCCGAGTCGAGTTCTTAAGCCTCCTGCACGCTGATAATGAACGTCCATCAAATTCCAGTGAACTCATTTGGTGATAAAAAGGATTAGCAGAGCGACGAACACACTCTCATCATGTCAAGGCGCTGCGCCAGCTTTCACGGCCTTACGTCA harbors:
- the tmem184a gene encoding transmembrane protein 184A, with the translated sequence MNELLKDASNRTLMMDSGSNMSDLASRSSSSSSSSSSLLLSNISNMSNVTVVIANGTLMEGGIFLNTVTAQALSGIFVFSALLITCHQIFMHLRSYTVPNEQRYIIRILFIVPIYAFDSWLSLLFISNDQYYVYFDSIRDCYEAFVIYNFLSLSFEYLGGESAIMAEIRGKPIPSSCMYGTCFLAGMSYSIGFLRFCKQATLQFCVVKPIMAIITIFLQAFGKYHDGDFNVNGGYLYITIIYNVSVSLALYALFLFYSATSDLLRPFEPVLKFLTIKSVIFLSFWQGMILAILERCGVIPEALFIDGHKVGAGTVAAGWQNFITCIEMFFAAIALRYAFTYDVYQEKESQAPDNVAPMHSISSGLKETINPGDMVQDAIHNFSPAYQQYTQQSTQEVVQPSQNGKLGPAVSKNTKKSDKITLIDTDDEF